The following proteins are co-located in the Carassius auratus strain Wakin chromosome 7, ASM336829v1, whole genome shotgun sequence genome:
- the slc22a31 gene encoding putative solute carrier family 22 member 31: MEFETKIYPQIGGYGRYNRIITLFSWFPNFAVSLNLFSDVFFTLVPESYHCKPDLALLPPSSLLGNLSRQAYLNLSIPWLKGSGFSHCELYKYPLNTSNYTESEPRDVVPCTRGWEYGKPAGLHNNLVTEWDLVCADHWKIPLQHICFMTGWTLGYILLGTICDWLGRRCVLLLSVVLSGLLGIMSCLSNSPSAFPFLRLCQGSTLAGVFLSSYIARLEWCDPPHRLMVSMVSGFFAVFAELLLPGFAVLCRDWPVLQAVATLPLLLLLSYWCCASVFPESPRWLIATSQIPQAKKCLQSFSARNGMCVSDELYPAETLLSEIDEVFPEHIQPEYHHVVELRHTRVIWKNCLILGFTLFIGTGIQYCFTRNLHIYSPHFYFSYFLRVLTGALACIFLCVSVDRFGRRGMLLLAAIVTGLSSLLLLALTQYLRGGLVLVLSVVGLLSSQALAMLSVFFGSEVMPTVVRGGTLGLIMAAGCVGMAASSLMELQNNGGYFLHHVIFASFAVLSVLCIMLLPESKYKPLPDSLKDGERQRRPPLFLSRISRDNPPLLRTQPHSAEYNRDNYSRLVTATKKMLTKDALPYKISISPQAPLLASNGTAPDANNDSS; this comes from the exons ATGGAATTTGAAACTAAAATCTACCCTCAGATTGGTGGATATGGGAGATACAACCGGATTATAACGCTTTTCAGCTGGTTTCCAAACTTTGCGGTGTCGCTGAATCTCTTCAGTGATGTTTTCTTCACGCTCGTTCCCGAGTCTTACCACTGCAAACCTGATCTGGCGTTACTGCCGCCGTCTTCTCTTCTCGGAAACCTCTCCAGACAAGCGTACCTCAACCTCAGCATCCCGTGGCTGAAGGGGTCTGGGTTCAGTCACTGTGAACTTTACAAATACCCGCTGAACACGAGCAACTACACGGAGAGCGAGCCGAGGGACGTGGTGCCGTGCACCAGAGGATGGGAGTACGGCAAACCCGCCGGACTACACAACAATTTAGTGACCGAG TGGGACTTGGTGTGCGCTGACCACTGGAAGATTCCTCTCCAACACATATGTTTCATGACAGGCTGGACCCTGGGCTATATACTCCTCGGCACTATATGTGACTG GTTGGGTCGTCGCTGTGTTCTGCTGCTCTCAGTGGTTCTCTCGGGCTTGCTGGGAATCATGTCTTGTCTTTCTAACAGTCCTTCTGCGTTCCCATTTCTTCGACTCTGCCAAGGCTCGACATTAGCCGGAGTGTTTTTGTCTTCTTATATTGCAC gactggagtggtgtgaccCTCCTCACAGACTCATGGTGTCCATGGTCAGTGGCTTCTTTGCCGTGTTTGCAGAGCTCCTGTTGCCAGGGTTTGCCGTGCTTTGCCGTGATTGGCCTGTACTTCAGGCTGTTGCCACACTGCCCCTGCTGCTACTCCTTTCCTATTGGTG CTGTGCTTCAGTGTTCCCAGAATCTCCTCGTTGGCTCATCGCCACATCTCAGATTCCTCAAGCAAAGAAATGTCTCCAGTCTTTTTCAGCACGAAATGGCATGTGTGTTAGTGATGAGCTCTACCCCGCTGAAACACTGCTGTCAG AGATAGATGAGGTGTTCCCTGAACACATCCAGCCAGAGTATCATCACGTTGTCGAGCTGCGTCACACCAGAGTCATCTGGAAGAACTGCCTCATCTTGGGCTTCACTCT CTTCATTGGCACAGGAATCCAGTACTGCTTCACACGTAACCTGCATATCTACTCGCCACACTTCTACTTCAGCTATTTTCTGCGTGTGCTGACCGGAGCTCTGGCCTGCATCttcctgtgtgtgtctgtggaccGCTTTGGCCGCAGGGGGATGCTGCTGCTGGCAGCAATAGTCACGGGGCTGTCTTCACTGCTGCTGCTGGCCCTCACGCAAT ACCTGCGTGGAGGGCTTGTTCTGGTTCTGTCTGTGGTGGGTCTGCTCTCGTCTCAGGCTTTGGCCATGCTCAGTGTGTTCTTTGGCAGTGAAGTCATGCCAACTGTTGTCCG CGGTGGTACACTGGGTCTGATCATGGCCGCAGGCTGCGTGGGAATGGCTGCTTCTTCACTAATGGAGCTGCAGAATAACGGCGGCTATTTCCTGCATCACGTGATCTTTGCCTCCTTCGCCGTCCTCTCTGTCCTGTGCATCATGCTGCTGCCAGAGAGCAAATACAAACCTCTGCCAGACTCGCTTAAAGATGGAGAGCGGCAAAGACgtcctcctctcttcctctcacGCATCAGCCGGGACAACCCACCCTTACTCCGCACACAGCCACACAGCGCCGAGTACAACCGGGACAATTACTCCCGCCTCGTCACTGCCACCAAAAAGATGCTCACCAAAGATGCTCTGCCGTACAAGATCTCCATTTCGCCACAAGCGCCTCTTCTGGCCAGTAATGGCACTGCTCCAGACGCCAATAACGACTCGTCCTAG